In Firmicutes bacterium ASF500, a single genomic region encodes these proteins:
- the trmK gene encoding tRNA (adenine(22)-N(1))-methyltransferase yields the protein MRTIHLTPRLQMTADLAPEGARLADVGTDHAYLPAALILEGKIPWAIAADLRQGPLDRARATVRECGLTGRVAFRLCDGLTGIQPGEVDAVVIAGMGGETIAAILSAAPWVRTGDVPLILQPMSSFPDLRGWLQGNGFAIQEERLAREGEMLYTALLVRAGEMEPLSPAELWAGKNVNTPLRGAWLDRWLARTRRALDGMAQGQNVSRRRQELEEVCQGLTEMKKEWEQWQQ from the coding sequence GTGAGGACGATACATTTAACGCCCCGGCTCCAAATGACGGCGGACCTGGCGCCGGAGGGGGCCCGGCTGGCCGACGTGGGCACCGACCACGCCTACCTCCCGGCGGCGCTGATTTTGGAGGGGAAAATTCCCTGGGCCATTGCCGCCGACCTGCGCCAGGGTCCCCTGGACCGGGCCCGGGCCACTGTGCGGGAGTGCGGCCTCACCGGGAGGGTGGCTTTCCGCCTGTGCGACGGCCTGACAGGCATTCAGCCCGGCGAGGTGGACGCGGTGGTCATCGCGGGCATGGGCGGGGAGACCATCGCCGCCATTCTGTCCGCCGCTCCCTGGGTCCGGACGGGGGATGTGCCCCTGATTTTACAGCCCATGTCCTCCTTCCCCGATTTGCGGGGCTGGCTCCAGGGGAACGGCTTCGCCATTCAGGAGGAGCGATTAGCCCGGGAAGGAGAAATGCTTTACACCGCTCTGCTGGTCCGGGCGGGGGAGATGGAGCCCCTGTCCCCGGCGGAGCTGTGGGCGGGCAAAAATGTCAACACCCCCCTGCGGGGGGCATGGCTGGACCGGTGGCTGGCTCGGACCCGCCGGGCGCTGGACGGAATGGCCCAGGGACAGAACGTCTCCCGCCGCCGCCAGGAGCTGGAGGAGGTCTGCCAGGGCCTCACGGAGATGAAAAAGGAGTGGGAACAGTGGCAGCAGTAG
- the epsD_1 gene encoding Putative glycosyltransferase EpsD: MRRRVLFTASTFSHIRNFHLPYLNAFRELGWEVHVACGGVGEPVPYADRTVSLPLQKRMWALSNFKAAHTLRDMIRAEGYSLISTHTSLAAFFTRLAVKGMDNRPPVVNMVHGYLFDERTPALKRAVLLMAERLTAVETDLLMTMNRWDCELAKRYSLGREIVEIPGVGVDFSRLDRGREKGGALRKGLGIPEDAVVLIYPAEFSERKSQAVLIQAMVKLPEQTVLVLPGEGALWERCRALADRLGLRDRVIFPGHVHEMAPWYGMADIAVSSSRSEGLPFNVMEAMYCGLPAAASAVKGHVDLIRHGETGLLYPYGDAETCAAVIQPLIDDAGLRNRLSAAARKNVENRALSHVLPKVMELYLRAAVL, translated from the coding sequence TTGAGACGCAGGGTGCTTTTCACGGCCTCGACCTTTTCCCATATTAGGAATTTCCACCTGCCCTATCTGAATGCCTTCCGGGAGCTGGGCTGGGAGGTCCACGTGGCGTGCGGGGGAGTGGGGGAGCCGGTCCCATACGCGGACAGAACGGTGTCTCTGCCGCTTCAGAAGCGGATGTGGGCGCTGAGCAATTTCAAGGCTGCCCATACGCTGCGGGATATGATCCGGGCGGAGGGGTACAGCTTGATCAGCACGCACACCTCGCTGGCGGCGTTCTTCACCCGGCTGGCAGTGAAGGGGATGGACAACCGGCCCCCGGTGGTGAACATGGTCCACGGCTACCTGTTTGATGAGCGGACTCCGGCGCTGAAGCGCGCCGTCCTGCTGATGGCCGAGCGGCTGACGGCGGTGGAGACGGACCTCCTGATGACGATGAACCGGTGGGACTGTGAGCTGGCGAAGCGATATTCTCTGGGTCGTGAAATTGTGGAGATCCCAGGCGTGGGAGTGGATTTTTCTCGACTGGACCGCGGCCGGGAGAAGGGCGGCGCGCTGCGAAAAGGGCTGGGCATCCCGGAGGACGCCGTTGTGCTGATCTACCCGGCGGAGTTTTCCGAGAGAAAGAGCCAGGCGGTCCTGATTCAGGCGATGGTCAAGCTGCCGGAGCAGACCGTGCTGGTTCTGCCCGGGGAGGGCGCTTTATGGGAGCGGTGCAGGGCGCTGGCAGACCGTCTTGGATTGAGAGACCGGGTCATATTTCCAGGGCATGTCCATGAGATGGCGCCGTGGTATGGGATGGCGGATATCGCTGTCTCATCCAGCAGAAGTGAGGGATTGCCGTTCAATGTGATGGAGGCGATGTACTGCGGGCTGCCGGCAGCGGCCAGCGCGGTAAAGGGGCATGTGGACCTGATCCGGCACGGAGAGACAGGCTTGCTGTACCCTTATGGGGATGCGGAGACCTGCGCCGCTGTAATTCAGCCGCTTATAGATGATGCGGGGTTACGGAACCGCCTGTCCGCCGCCGCGCGAAAGAATGTGGAGAATCGCGCCCTGAGCCATGTCCTTCCAAAGGTTATGGAGCTGTACCTGAGGGCTGCGGTGCTATAA
- the wcaJ_1 gene encoding UDP-glucose:undecaprenyl-phosphate glucose-1-phosphate transferase, which produces MIRENQKLLNTLHVLSDGAILFLSFPVAFWIRFSVFHGIVTVPLRAYITLAAVYTGAQLFTYAAFGLYQSFRRKRLRYELLRLWGANTLDMSVLLGLLFLSHEVHYSRWVLAIMFLLSNGGLSAKRYFLRKVLQRYRQAGYNQKHVLLLGSGRAAARYLREIREHRELGYVPVGFMDDGWRSGLDGLARLGGYGELAQVLEALRPDEVVAAMEPQDFPQTPEIIEACEEAGVRLSIIPFYANYMPSNPQFDDLNGIPMLNIRHIPLDNWANAFCKRTMDLVGSGVLLVLAAPVMLACAVGVKLSSPGPVLFRQERIGKEKRPFYMYKFRSMRVNDRQDTAWSTDRDERKTAFGAFMRKCSLDELPQLWNVFKGDMSLVGPRPEIPHYVEQFRKEVPLYMVKHQVRPGITGWAQVNGLRGDTSIRERVELDVYYIEHWSLWFDIHILLSTVFGGKFINSEDLGREKAGRGV; this is translated from the coding sequence ATGATCAGAGAGAATCAAAAGCTGTTGAATACCCTTCATGTGCTCAGCGACGGGGCTATTTTGTTCCTGTCCTTTCCGGTTGCCTTCTGGATACGGTTTTCCGTCTTTCACGGTATTGTCACAGTGCCGCTGAGGGCGTACATCACGCTGGCGGCGGTCTATACCGGGGCGCAGCTGTTTACCTACGCCGCCTTCGGGCTGTATCAGAGCTTCCGGCGGAAGCGGCTGCGGTATGAGCTGCTGCGCCTGTGGGGGGCGAATACCCTGGATATGTCGGTGCTGCTGGGCCTGCTGTTCCTGAGCCACGAGGTGCACTACTCCCGGTGGGTATTGGCGATTATGTTCCTGCTCAGCAATGGAGGGCTGAGCGCGAAGCGGTATTTCCTCCGGAAGGTTTTGCAGAGATACCGGCAGGCGGGCTACAACCAGAAGCATGTGCTGCTGCTGGGCAGCGGCCGCGCGGCCGCGCGGTATCTGCGTGAGATCCGGGAGCACCGTGAGCTGGGCTATGTCCCGGTTGGCTTTATGGACGACGGCTGGAGAAGCGGGCTGGACGGCCTGGCCCGCCTGGGCGGCTACGGGGAGCTGGCGCAGGTGCTGGAGGCGCTGCGCCCGGACGAGGTGGTGGCGGCGATGGAGCCGCAGGACTTTCCCCAGACGCCGGAGATTATCGAGGCCTGTGAGGAGGCGGGTGTGCGGCTGTCTATTATCCCATTCTATGCCAACTACATGCCCTCCAACCCTCAGTTTGACGATTTAAACGGCATTCCCATGCTGAACATACGTCACATACCCCTGGATAACTGGGCCAACGCGTTCTGCAAGCGGACGATGGACCTGGTGGGCTCCGGTGTTCTGCTGGTCCTGGCCGCTCCGGTCATGCTGGCCTGCGCGGTGGGGGTGAAGCTGTCGTCGCCGGGGCCGGTGCTGTTCCGGCAGGAGCGGATTGGGAAGGAGAAGCGGCCGTTTTATATGTATAAGTTCCGCTCCATGCGGGTGAACGACCGGCAGGACACCGCGTGGAGCACGGACCGTGACGAGCGCAAGACCGCCTTTGGCGCGTTTATGCGCAAATGCTCCCTGGACGAGCTGCCCCAGCTGTGGAACGTTTTCAAGGGCGACATGAGCCTGGTGGGCCCCCGCCCGGAGATCCCCCACTATGTGGAGCAGTTCCGGAAGGAGGTTCCGCTGTACATGGTGAAGCACCAGGTGAGACCGGGGATCACCGGCTGGGCGCAGGTGAACGGACTGCGGGGGGACACCTCGATCCGTGAGCGCGTGGAGCTGGACGTGTACTACATCGAGCACTGGAGCCTGTGGTTTGACATCCATATCCTGCTGAGCACCGTATTCGGCGGGAAGTTTATCAACAGTGAGGACCTGGGCCGAGAGAAAGCGGGGCGGGGCGTTTGA